TAACCAGAGGCTTTCTATATTAAACAAATACTAATGGTTATTTTGAGCCTATCGAAGAAACTAAATAATACCGTTACTTGCAGTATCCGTTAGATTCCTCGACCGGCTCGCGAGGACGTTCTTCTTTTTAGTTAAATATCAAAGGCTTTAAAGAAATACGCTTACTGTTTTGCAAAACCTATTGTAGCTTTTTAATACGATTGAAAATAATAAATACTTTAAGGAGAAATATAGCTTTATAAAGTAAAAACTACGAACTATCATCCGGCAGAATGGCTGGTAGTTTTTGAAATTACGGAACAAAGGTGATTACCTAACAAAGGTGCAAAACCGCATCATTTTAAAAATTTTAAAGTTTTGCTAGGACGACGGAAGTAAATCAGGATAGCTCATTTATTAATAATTTATACACTGCGCTCAAACGCACGTTCAAGTTTAAATTTTCGTAACCGAGCCGGAACCGCTTTTTACCACATTTACCTTGGCGTTACCGGAATAAGTAACTTTTCCGGAGCCGCTTAAGGTGGCATCTAACGTTTCCTCAGCTTGAATAGAAGCTTTACCCGAGCCGCTCACGGAAATTTTAGCCGTTTGGGTGTTTAAATCTTTGCCTTCAAACCTGCCGGATCCACTAATATCCAGGTGCACGTCGTCCGATTTACCTTCCAATTCCATTCCTCCGGAACCGCTAATGGAAGATGATAAACTAGCAGCAGCTACCGTCGCGGCTAAATGGCCGGAACCGCTGACTTCTGTAGTCACCCGTTCGCCTTTTACGGTGCCTTTTACCTCCATATTGCCGGCGCCACTCACCGCTAATTTGTTTAGGCTGGGAGCCGTAATGTAAATGTTTACTTTTTTAGAACTCCCAAACCACTGTTCACTTCCTTTCTTCATTTTAATGTGTAAAACCCCATCTTTCACGGGCGTTTCAATTTTGTCGAGCAGCTCGCTATCGCCTTCTAAGCGCAAACTTTCTTTGGGGCCAATGGTTACCACCACGTTAAACGGCACTGCCGAAGCTACCCCGGAAAACGAGTCTACAGGCCGGGTTTGCGTGTTCTGAAAGGTAGTAGTGCTAGTGGCTAATTCTTTTAAAGGCGCGGCTTCTACACGCCCGAGCGAGAACAGCAACAGAAAACAGGCAAAAGGCATTAATGCTTTTTTCATAATGATTATTTTTTAAAAATTGTTCGAACCGTGATTTATAGGATTAAAGGATTGCCTTGAAGTTGTATTCCAAAGTTTGTTTATTCAAAGGCCGTCATATTTAATCCTTCATCCAGGTAATCCTTAAATCCTCCGAATCAAGGTCCGGACTACTCGCTGCGCAAGCTTTTAACCGGGTTAGCTACAGCGGCTTTAATGGCTTGAAAGCTAATGGTAAGCAGCGTGATGAATAAGGCCAACACCCCTGCCAGAATAAATACACCAACCCCGATATCAATGCGGTAAGTATACTTTTGCAACCAGTTCTGCAAGAAGTACAGCGCCAACGGCGACGCAATTACGCAGCTTACTACTACCAGCAGCATAAAATCTTTGGAAAGCAACAACCACACTTGCCAAACCGAAGCGCCCAACACTTTGCGGATGCCGATTTCTTTCGTGCGTTGCTCCGCAATAAAGGCCGCTAAGCCAAATAACCCTAAGCACGAAATAAAAATAGCTAAACTGGCAAACACCCCGGCTAACTTCCCAATCAGGATTTCCAGGTTAAACTTGCGGGCATACGACTGGTCGGCAAATTGGTAATCAAACGGAAAAGCCGGGCTGTATTTATTAAACAAAGCCGTTAGTTTAACAATAGCATCCTGCGTAGAAATACCCGGAGCCAATCGGTACGTAATAAAAGGCTGCGGATAAGCGCTATACCGAAACATAGTAGGTTCTGCGGAGGCAAACGGCGATTCCATTAAAGCATCTTTAGTTACGCCCACAATGCGCACTTGCTGACCGTTAAAGGTTATGGTTTGATTAATCGGATCGTTTAGGCGCAAGCGTTTAATAGCTGCCTCGTTAAATATTACACTCATAGTATCAGATTTGCCGCTAAAATCCCGGCCTTGTACCACCTGAATGCCGAGGGTTTTAAAATAATCATCTGCTACCATAATTACTCCCATTTCTACGGTTTCGCCGGCGTGTTTACCGGGCCATTGGTCCACGTCGGAGTGCCAGTAAATGCCGGTAGCCGAACTGGAAGCCTGCGTTATATTGGAAACGATGCCTTGTTGTTGTAGTTCGTTTTTCAGTACCAGATAATTCTTACTCAGGTCGCTGTTACTTTCGGTTACCATTAACCGGTTTAAACTAAAACCGGTAGGCCGGTCTTTAGCATGTTGAATTTGCCGGTAAATGATAATGGTACTTATAATTAAAGTAATGGAGCAACTAAACTGCAAAACTACCAGTATTTTGCGAGGCAGGGCGGCGGCTTTACCCGCGTGCAGCGAACCTTTTAAAACTTTTACCGGATTAAAAGACGAGAAATAAAAAGCAGGCCGACTACCGGCCAGCAGGGCCGTAAGTAATACCCCACCAAGAGTAATGCCCCAGAAGCTGACATTTAGCAGCGGAAGTTTAATAATACTACCGGTAATCGTATTAAAAGCGGGTAAAGCTAATTGCACCAGAGCCAGCGCCCAAACAAAAGCCAGCAAAGCAAATACCAACGATTCAATTAAGAACTGAATAACTAAATCTTTGCGCTGCGAACCAATGGCTTTCCGGACACCTACTTCACGGGCTCTTTTCTCAGAACGCGCGGTGGTTAAATTTATAAAATTAATACAGGCAATCAGCAAGATTAATCCGCCAATGACACTAAACATCCGTACGTACTCGATAAAGCCGCCGGTATCCTGACCGTTCTCGTACTCCGAATACAAATGCCACCTGGCCATGGCCTGCATCACCACTTCGGAGTTTTGGGCATTGGGGTTGTTTTTCTCTCGTTTTGTAATATTTTTAATTTTAGGTGCTACCTGGGCATAGCTAATACCGGGTTTTAGTTTGGTAAATATCTGGTACGAATTCTCGGAGAATCCGCCGCGGCGTTGCTCCTTCACAAAATTTTCGGTAGCCTCGTAGTAGCTAAAAGGCACCAGGTACTTAAACTGAAAAGTAGAATTACCCGGTAAATCTTTTAAAATACCGGTTACTTTTAAATCATGTTTATTATCGAAGCGCACTGTTTGGTTCAGCGGATCTTCATCGCCGAATAAAGCTTGCGCCGTAGATTCGGTAAGCACAATGGAATACGGATCTTTTAAAACCAGGTCGGGGGTACCCGCAAGCAGCGGAAAACGAAACATTTTTAAAAAATCGCTGTTTACCTGTCCGCCGTTTAGGTATAACTTCTTCTCCCCTACTTTTAAACCATGCGCGCTCATCCAATCGGATTCTGCTACGTACTCTATTTCCGGCACTTCATTCCGGAGCGCATCAGCAAGAGCCAGCGAGTTAGTAGTAAAATTTAAAATATCGCCGTTGCTGTTAAAATTGCGGCGAACCTGGTATAAGCGTTCGTAATCGGGCAAAAATTTATCGTACGAGTATTCGTAGTGCACCCACAAGCCAATTAACAAAGCTACGACCATGCCGGTACCCAAACCCAGAATATTCAGGGCGCTGTACCCTTTATTGCGCAGAATATGCCGCCAGGCCGTTTTAAAATAATTTCGGAACATGACCAGAGTAGTTAATAATTGTTAGAACCATGATTTGAGGGATTTTAAGTTGCCCGATTTAGTTGCTGAAACTATAACTTGGGTGATTTCAGGATAATGGGGCAACTTTGTTATTTTAAATTGGTTACAGGATTTTTGCTTAAATCTCATTAATCTGGCTAATCCATAAATCCTCCGAATCAAGGTCCGGATTACTCGCTGCGCAAGCTCTTCACCGGGTTAGCAATGGCTGCTTTAATAGCCTGGTAGCTAATTGTAAGCAAAGCGATCAACAAAGCGCCTACACCAGCCAAACCAAATACCCACCAGCCAATAGTAGTGCGGTACTCAAAGTCTTGCAGCCATTGGTGCATGGCCCACCAAGCTAAGGGCCAGGCCAATACGTTAGCAATCAGTACTAATTTTAAAAAATCGCGGGATAACAGGGATACAATGTTGGGCAGCGAGGCGCCCAGTACTTTGCGGATGCCAATTTCTTTGGTGCGTTGTTCGGCGGTGAAAGTAGCTAGCCCGAATAAGCCTAAACAGGCCACAAAAATGGTAAGACCCGAAAAAATACTTAGGATATGACCTACTTTTTGCTCGGCCCGGTACGTTTCGGCAAAACGCTCGTCCATAAAAGTATAATCAAAAGGCGCATTGGCGGTAAAACTGCTCCATTGTTGCTTCGCGAAAGTTAGTAAGCCGGCAATATCTTTGGTTTTAGCTTTTACAATAATGGCACCTGAGTTATTATTTAAAATCATGAGCAGCGGCGTAATGCGTTGGTGCAACGACTCGAAATGAAAATCTTTTACCACGCCAATTACCCGGTATTCCTTTTTATCGCCCTCGTTATTGATAAACCGCGAAACTTTACGGCCCAAAATGTTTTTTCCCCAGCCAAATGCCTTTGCAGCGGCTTCGTTAATAACCATGGCGGTAGAATCAGAAGGAAAATCTTTCGAAAAATTGCGGCCCGCTACTACCTCCATGCCCAACGTAGGAATGTAATTAGGATCTACGAAGTATTGGCGGGTACTTACGCTTTGGGCAGCGTTATTTTCGGGCAATACTACGGAGTTCTCGGAACTGGTTGGCCCCACGGGCACAAACCCCGAAACGCTCGCATTAACTACCCGCGGGTCTTGCAAAAGCTGCTGCCGAAAAACTTCTTCTTGCTTGCCCAAAACGTAGGTATCGTGCAGCACAAAGGTTTGGTCTTTATCAAAACCTATTTTCTTGTTCTGGATATAATTTAACTGCTGATACACCACCGTGGTGCCAATCATTAAAGCCACGGAAATAAAAAACTGAAACACTACTAAACCACTGCGTAAACTTAAGCTTTCTTTACCCGCAGTAAGCGTACCTTTTAGTACTTTAACCGGCTGAAAGGAAGACAGGAAAAACGCCGGATAGCTGCCCGCTAAAACTCCTACAACTAGCCCAAAAAACAGCAGGGCCGGTAATAGCCAAAGGTTATCGGTAAACTGTAAGGTAAGTTCTTTACCGGCTAAATCATTAAAAAATGGCAAGGCCAGATACACCAAAATAATAGCCACCACCAAGGCAATTGCACTCAGCAAAACAGATTCGAGCAGGAATTGCTGCACCAGCTCTTTTTTCACCGAACCCAGCACTTTGCGGATACCTACTTCGCGGGCCCGCTTAGAAGCCCCGGCGGTAGATAAATTCATGAAATTAATGCTGGCAATAAGTAGCATAAACAGCGCAATAGCCCCGAAGATATACACGTACCGTACATCTCCGCCCGGTTCGAGGTCGTTGGTTAATTTAGATCGCAGGTGAATGGCAGTAAGCGGTTGCAGATACAAACCCACGTCGTCGCCTTTTTCCCGGAATTGTTTTAAGCTTATGCCCAAGGCTTTCTGCACTTCGGGACCCATGTATT
The sequence above is a segment of the Adhaeribacter swui genome. Coding sequences within it:
- a CDS encoding ABC transporter permease, whose protein sequence is MFQNYFKIALRNLWRNKAFSAINIFGLAIGIATCLVIMLFVADELSYDRFNQKADRIVRIVFKATLNGETLETPTASAPTGQTLVRDYPEVEAATRVRVNSAPFITYQDKTFKEDKFAFVDANFFQVFTLPLIQGDAKTALLEPNTIIISKAMAQKYFGTDNNAVGKILQLKNEKTSYKVTGVIDKVPANSHFHFNFFASMAGLEEARQTTWMSNNFNTYLVLRSGYDYKQLQAKMPQVIEKYMGPEVQKALGISLKQFREKGDDVGLYLQPLTAIHLRSKLTNDLEPGGDVRYVYIFGAIALFMLLIASINFMNLSTAGASKRAREVGIRKVLGSVKKELVQQFLLESVLLSAIALVVAIILVYLALPFFNDLAGKELTLQFTDNLWLLPALLFFGLVVGVLAGSYPAFFLSSFQPVKVLKGTLTAGKESLSLRSGLVVFQFFISVALMIGTTVVYQQLNYIQNKKIGFDKDQTFVLHDTYVLGKQEEVFRQQLLQDPRVVNASVSGFVPVGPTSSENSVVLPENNAAQSVSTRQYFVDPNYIPTLGMEVVAGRNFSKDFPSDSTAMVINEAAAKAFGWGKNILGRKVSRFINNEGDKKEYRVIGVVKDFHFESLHQRITPLLMILNNNSGAIIVKAKTKDIAGLLTFAKQQWSSFTANAPFDYTFMDERFAETYRAEQKVGHILSIFSGLTIFVACLGLFGLATFTAEQRTKEIGIRKVLGASLPNIVSLLSRDFLKLVLIANVLAWPLAWWAMHQWLQDFEYRTTIGWWVFGLAGVGALLIALLTISYQAIKAAIANPVKSLRSE
- a CDS encoding head GIN domain-containing protein → MKKALMPFACFLLLFSLGRVEAAPLKELATSTTTFQNTQTRPVDSFSGVASAVPFNVVVTIGPKESLRLEGDSELLDKIETPVKDGVLHIKMKKGSEQWFGSSKKVNIYITAPSLNKLAVSGAGNMEVKGTVKGERVTTEVSGSGHLAATVAAASLSSSISGSGGMELEGKSDDVHLDISGSGRFEGKDLNTQTAKISVSGSGKASIQAEETLDATLSGSGKVTYSGNAKVNVVKSGSGSVTKI
- a CDS encoding ABC transporter permease, with the protein product MFRNYFKTAWRHILRNKGYSALNILGLGTGMVVALLIGLWVHYEYSYDKFLPDYERLYQVRRNFNSNGDILNFTTNSLALADALRNEVPEIEYVAESDWMSAHGLKVGEKKLYLNGGQVNSDFLKMFRFPLLAGTPDLVLKDPYSIVLTESTAQALFGDEDPLNQTVRFDNKHDLKVTGILKDLPGNSTFQFKYLVPFSYYEATENFVKEQRRGGFSENSYQIFTKLKPGISYAQVAPKIKNITKREKNNPNAQNSEVVMQAMARWHLYSEYENGQDTGGFIEYVRMFSVIGGLILLIACINFINLTTARSEKRAREVGVRKAIGSQRKDLVIQFLIESLVFALLAFVWALALVQLALPAFNTITGSIIKLPLLNVSFWGITLGGVLLTALLAGSRPAFYFSSFNPVKVLKGSLHAGKAAALPRKILVVLQFSCSITLIISTIIIYRQIQHAKDRPTGFSLNRLMVTESNSDLSKNYLVLKNELQQQGIVSNITQASSSATGIYWHSDVDQWPGKHAGETVEMGVIMVADDYFKTLGIQVVQGRDFSGKSDTMSVIFNEAAIKRLRLNDPINQTITFNGQQVRIVGVTKDALMESPFASAEPTMFRYSAYPQPFITYRLAPGISTQDAIVKLTALFNKYSPAFPFDYQFADQSYARKFNLEILIGKLAGVFASLAIFISCLGLFGLAAFIAEQRTKEIGIRKVLGASVWQVWLLLSKDFMLLVVVSCVIASPLALYFLQNWLQKYTYRIDIGVGVFILAGVLALFITLLTISFQAIKAAVANPVKSLRSE